The sequence CCTGAAATGACACCGCGCAGCCCAGGGCATGGCGCCAAGCAGGACCGCCAGCATCCCCCGCCCCCCCATCGCAGGATGTCAGGGCATGGACATTATCGATAGAAAATCTGCTGCTTTGAGGATTTTAATTTCTTTATACATATCCAGGTTTAACAAACGTTTATCTCCGGTGACAATAAAGTGTGCCTTTGAGGATACTGCACATTCGATAAATTTATTATCATCCGGGTCATCATTGATTATCGAAATTTTTTCATGGGTTGTAATAAGATTTGTAAAGGTTGAAAAGTCAAGAAGGATTTGAGCAGTTTCATCTTCTGAAAGACCAAATTTTGTTCGTAATTTTCTATGAATTTCAGTTTGTATTTCCAACGACGTAAAAATCAATACTTTCTCACTGCGCCCTAAATCGACCACCTCACGAGGTTTGCCACCCCAAAAAATCGCTGATATATAAATATTGGTATCAATAACAATTCTATGGATCATTGCGGTTATATCCCCTCAAACCATTGTCAAAATCT is a genomic window of Desulfotignum phosphitoxidans DSM 13687 containing:
- a CDS encoding putative toxin-antitoxin system toxin component, PIN family, which translates into the protein MIHRIVIDTNIYISAIFWGGKPREVVDLGRSEKVLIFTSLEIQTEIHRKLRTKFGLSEDETAQILLDFSTFTNLITTHEKISIINDDPDDNKFIECAVSSKAHFIVTGDKRLLNLDMYKEIKILKAADFLSIMSMP